A window from Callithrix jacchus isolate 240 chromosome 17, calJac240_pri, whole genome shotgun sequence encodes these proteins:
- the LOC108588767 gene encoding P2Y purinoceptor 3-like: MLSILFPSRGSRRRSCRGVLLLGRASWDMEKLDMNTSQEQGLCQFSEKYKQVYLSITYSIIFILGLPLNGTVLWLSWCQTKRWSCATIYLVNLMVADLLYVLTLPFLIITYSLDDRWPFGDLLCKLVRFLFYTNLYGSILLLTCISVHRFLGVCHPLRSLPYRTRRHAWLGTGATWALVVLQLLPTLAFSHTDYINGQMICYDTTNPENFDRFFAYSIALTLSGFVFPSLVILVCYSLMVRSLTKPEENLMRTGSTARAKSIRTILLVCGLFALCFVPFHITRSFYLIIRFLLSQDCELLMAASVAYKIWRPLVSVSSCLNPVLYFLLGDNNRVRLLQKLRQNKVGKHPAGRKQEMPRDARIWVLLR, encoded by the coding sequence ATGCTGTCCATTTTGTTTCCTTCCAGGGGAAGCCGAAGAAGGAGCTGTCGTGGAGTTCTGCTCCTCGGGAGAGCCTCCTGGGACATGGAGAAGCTGGACATGAACACTTCACAGGAACAAGGTCTATGTCAGTTCTCAGAGAAGTACAAGCAAGTCTACCTCTCCATAACCTACAGCATCATATTTATCCTAGGGCTGCCCCTCAATGGCACTGTCTTGTGGCTCTCTTGGTGCCAAACCAAGCGCTGGAGCTGTGCCACCATCTATCTGGTGAACCTGATGGTGGCCGACCTGCTTTACGTGCTGACATTGCCCTTCCTCATCATCACCTACTCACTAGATGACAGGTGGCCCTTTGGAGATCTGCTGTGCAAGCTGGTGCGCTTCCTGTTCTACACCAACCTTTACGGCAGCATCCTGTTGCTGACCTGCATCTCTGTGCACCGCTTCCTAGGTGTGTGCCACCCGCTGCGTTCCCTGCCCTACCGGACCCGCAGGCATGCCTGGCTGGGCACCGGTGCCACCTGGGCCCTGGTGGTCCTCCAGCTGCTGCCCACACTGGCCTTCTCCCACACCGATTACATCAATGGCCAGATGATCTGCTATGACACAACCAACCCAGAGAATTTTGATCGGTTTTTTGCCTACAGCATAGCTCTGACGTTGTCTGGCTTTGTCTTTCCCTCCTTGGTCATTTTGGTGTGCTATTCACTGATGGTCAGGAGCTTGACCAAGCCAGAGGAGAACCTCATGAGGACAGGCAGCACAGCCCGAGCCAAGTCCATCCGGACCATCCTACTGGTGTGCGGCCTCTTCGCCCTCTGTTTTGTGCCCTTCCACATCACTCGCTCCTTCTACCTCATCATCCGCTTTCTGCTTTCTCAGGACTGTGAGCTCTTGATGGCAGCCAGTGTGGCCTACAAGATATGGAGACCTCTGGTGAGTGTGAGCAGCTGCCTCAACCCAGTCCTGTACTTTCTTTTGGGGGACAACAATAGAGTCAGGCTCCtccagaaactgaggcagaacaaGGTGGGCAAGCATCCAGCTGGGAGGAAGCAAGAGAtgcccagggatgcaaggatctGGGTCCTGCTGAGGTGA